From Prochlorococcus marinus XMU1419, a single genomic window includes:
- a CDS encoding DUF2518 family protein gives MSFFELLDNTPKIFGFLGLFLFICTLAAFIFNFGFKFRIIGATIFSLLLSLSSWAFIQSYTENVVIENAKYVPIVYDNGFDLIIAKADEDFPEESIKPTLEQLSENLRRGSRSGANVKIKIRKLEKISDGVSQPVVIGEIQKNVKMN, from the coding sequence ATGTCTTTTTTTGAACTATTAGATAACACACCCAAAATTTTTGGATTCTTAGGATTATTCCTTTTTATATGCACTTTAGCAGCTTTTATATTTAATTTTGGGTTTAAATTTCGAATTATAGGAGCCACCATATTCTCTTTATTACTCTCTTTAAGTAGTTGGGCATTTATACAAAGTTATACTGAAAATGTAGTAATTGAGAATGCAAAATATGTCCCAATTGTTTATGACAATGGGTTCGATTTGATTATTGCAAAAGCAGATGAGGACTTCCCTGAAGAATCTATTAAGCCAACTTTAGAACAATTATCGGAGAACCTCAGGAGAGGAAGCAGGTCAGGTGCTAATGTAAAAATAAAGATTAGGAAACTTGAAAAAATTTCAGATGGTGTGAGTCAACCAGTCGTAATAGGAGAAATTCAGAAAAATGTAAAAATGAATTAG
- a CDS encoding translocation/assembly module TamB domain-containing protein codes for MKKIRSLNLNTKILSVGILFALGILGTFLLNNFLRDNYNSRKSELEDVFGNFLNKKIDLGNYAGIRFLGISLKDSKLTDKKNINSEIKAQNVYVGIMPFRSLLKQKWILKIRPEQTEINIDRDFFKEHEANRNSRIKNKSQSKYELNFSINKYSDLKLQNSGLETKVKGNIIYKSNNKEIIANLKSNFYGKGFLKLKFNTKLNQEFLKLELFSSGLDLKNSEYIFRGRKINFQKGNFKSNFRFNKSTKQTFCKGRFSFTNLKIKPEAFSENINSDSTIFYCRDNNLIGNSEKFDYGTLTSNFNLNVPLNESYNNINLKGSIGYINSLNPDIKFSGNIPYWVDKRGINLGDIDSSFKINRTQLSNLNIFRKNDIRGFITAEGELKGKISNPDLFVNFNVDYPHYKGIRIKEIWEGEIKNDDDQFLLNMKNRYSPIPSFLSVKLNSSLKLDSATFSRVFNSFKGSIDLVKENDSFIWNADNFPIDELELAVNNNQFDSINGIINGSGSISLDQSSLDGRLSWSLGKYRNIKLANSLFDFRFKDDEFYVNSSLYPIDGGIIEAEYNTKKTNLINLDFNNISTSWTILTAVDIFNFDNKKVVPTRKSNILDDLEINKENISFNERIDFIKEIIENKNTLEDKFNLQKYLNKFKSRYNAKVTIVGDRPLNYKLNSKLNGYFYTTNNDNKKNKEEFSINLEGGLLQGNGSLKIKKLPLSAANIFLKRPRDFLGGLDINLLYNLDTKSFSSEISSNNSSIKNNKILFDEGLVEFNNSIFDVKFSLLINDSEIPINIEGIIPINKKQNLDLRLTGNGKFIELIDIFAEEYFTFKKGDVNIRTIVKGTINKPILNGFVAIKDSEIDFYDNTIKDLNSLIIFDFDYLEIKSFKAKAENSGNIFIKGSLPFYSKNNYGLEEINFKTNKFSIKTDNFNFLLDSDIDLIGSFENPVLSGNLSLNNGFINFNRTNKKNKIDNTLNQNGNKKNWPELDWNINKNIEIISNETILNSVLLGETLPSYLDNLSFNNLILKLGPEFKLQYSDIIQANLDTKLDININGSVGKDLKARGLIFLEKGRANLYTTPFKLDRNKVNYILFAERSGLVPYINFSLVSKVPDSIIPIKENNQDPNISGDLDADANLNSFGTFGIGNTRLIRIEASYEGFLDQLSFEDENKRIKLRSTPSYNRSQIIGLIGGNSANLINRAFISQLNNADAFSERFQLSLYPALIENNDSLNNIFSNENLDIENDRQSYSNAENASQAWVAELGIDITDAINFAFQTVPGRDEIPPIGILTFQANPNLELLGSFDSNGDWKSQVQLFFRY; via the coding sequence TTGAAAAAAATTAGATCTCTAAATTTAAATACAAAAATTCTTTCTGTAGGAATACTTTTCGCCTTAGGAATTCTAGGCACATTTTTATTAAATAATTTTTTAAGAGATAATTACAATTCCAGGAAATCAGAACTTGAAGATGTTTTTGGGAATTTTTTAAATAAAAAGATTGATTTAGGTAATTATGCCGGAATTAGGTTTCTAGGAATTTCTCTTAAAGATTCAAAACTTACTGATAAAAAAAATATAAATTCTGAAATTAAAGCTCAAAATGTTTATGTAGGTATTATGCCTTTTAGATCTTTATTAAAACAAAAATGGATATTAAAAATAAGGCCCGAGCAAACTGAAATTAATATTGATAGAGATTTTTTTAAAGAGCATGAAGCCAATCGTAATTCTCGAATCAAAAATAAGTCACAATCAAAGTATGAATTAAACTTTAGCATTAACAAATATTCAGACCTAAAGCTTCAAAATTCAGGCTTAGAAACAAAAGTTAAAGGCAATATTATCTATAAGTCCAATAATAAAGAAATTATTGCAAATTTAAAATCTAATTTTTATGGAAAAGGTTTTTTAAAACTAAAATTTAATACAAAATTAAATCAAGAATTTTTAAAACTGGAGTTATTTTCTAGTGGATTAGATCTTAAGAACTCAGAATATATATTTAGGGGCAGAAAAATTAATTTCCAAAAAGGAAATTTTAAATCTAATTTTAGATTTAACAAATCAACAAAGCAAACATTTTGTAAAGGAAGATTTTCATTTACTAATTTAAAAATAAAGCCTGAAGCTTTCTCAGAGAATATAAATTCTGATTCAACAATTTTTTATTGTAGGGATAACAATTTAATTGGAAATTCAGAAAAATTTGATTATGGAACTTTGACTTCAAATTTCAATCTAAATGTCCCATTAAATGAAAGTTATAACAATATAAATTTGAAAGGAAGTATTGGATACATTAATAGTCTGAATCCGGACATTAAATTTTCAGGTAATATTCCTTATTGGGTTGATAAAAGAGGAATTAATCTCGGGGATATAGATTCAAGTTTTAAAATAAATAGAACTCAATTATCTAATTTAAATATTTTCCGAAAAAATGATATAAGAGGATTTATTACTGCTGAAGGAGAATTAAAAGGAAAAATTAGTAATCCTGATCTTTTTGTAAATTTTAATGTTGATTATCCCCACTACAAAGGGATTCGCATAAAAGAAATATGGGAGGGTGAAATTAAAAATGATGATGATCAATTTCTGCTAAATATGAAAAATAGATACTCTCCAATCCCTTCATTCCTCTCAGTGAAATTAAATTCTTCGCTTAAATTAGATAGTGCAACTTTTAGTAGAGTTTTTAACTCCTTTAAAGGCAGTATAGATTTAGTTAAAGAGAATGATAGTTTTATTTGGAATGCTGATAATTTTCCTATTGATGAACTTGAGTTAGCTGTTAACAACAATCAATTCGATAGTATTAATGGAATTATTAATGGTTCGGGATCGATATCATTAGACCAGTCTTCTCTTGATGGAAGACTGTCATGGAGTTTAGGTAAATATAGAAATATAAAGTTAGCAAATTCATTATTTGACTTTAGATTTAAAGATGATGAATTTTATGTAAACTCATCCTTGTATCCAATTGATGGGGGTATAATTGAAGCCGAATACAATACAAAAAAAACTAATTTAATTAATTTAGACTTTAACAATATAAGTACCAGTTGGACTATCCTTACAGCTGTTGATATTTTTAATTTTGATAATAAAAAAGTTGTTCCAACTAGAAAATCTAATATCTTGGATGACTTAGAAATAAATAAAGAAAATATTTCATTTAATGAGAGGATAGATTTTATAAAAGAAATTATTGAAAATAAGAATACTTTAGAAGACAAATTTAACTTACAAAAATATTTAAATAAATTCAAAAGTAGATATAACGCAAAAGTAACTATCGTTGGAGATAGACCACTTAATTACAAACTTAATTCAAAATTGAATGGCTATTTTTACACCACCAATAATGATAATAAGAAAAACAAAGAGGAATTTTCGATTAATTTGGAAGGAGGTTTACTACAAGGTAATGGTTCTTTAAAAATTAAAAAATTACCATTAAGTGCTGCAAATATCTTTTTAAAGAGACCAAGAGATTTTCTTGGCGGTTTGGATATTAATTTACTTTATAATCTTGATACAAAATCTTTCTCGAGTGAAATTTCTTCAAATAATTCATCAATTAAAAATAATAAAATATTATTTGATGAAGGTCTTGTTGAATTTAATAACTCTATTTTTGATGTTAAATTTTCCTTGCTTATTAATGACTCAGAAATTCCAATTAATATTGAAGGAATAATACCTATAAATAAAAAACAAAACTTAGATCTAAGATTGACTGGCAATGGTAAATTTATTGAGCTAATTGATATTTTTGCTGAAGAATACTTTACCTTTAAAAAAGGTGACGTGAATATTAGAACAATAGTAAAAGGTACTATTAATAAACCCATATTAAATGGATTTGTAGCAATAAAAGATTCTGAAATTGATTTTTATGATAATACAATAAAAGATTTAAATAGTTTGATAATTTTTGATTTTGATTATTTAGAGATCAAAAGTTTCAAAGCAAAAGCCGAAAATTCAGGAAATATTTTCATAAAAGGTTCTTTGCCTTTTTATAGTAAAAACAACTATGGGTTAGAAGAGATAAATTTTAAAACAAATAAATTTTCTATAAAGACGGATAATTTTAATTTTTTATTAGATTCCGATATAGATTTAATTGGATCATTTGAAAACCCAGTTTTAAGCGGTAATTTATCTCTTAATAATGGATTTATTAATTTTAATAGAACCAATAAAAAAAATAAAATAGATAATACACTTAATCAAAATGGAAATAAAAAAAATTGGCCAGAACTTGATTGGAATATTAATAAGAATATTGAAATAATTTCAAATGAAACAATTTTGAATTCAGTTCTTTTAGGAGAAACCTTGCCTAGTTATTTGGATAATTTAAGTTTTAATAATCTTATTCTAAAACTTGGACCAGAGTTTAAACTTCAATATTCTGATATAATTCAAGCTAATTTAGATACGAAATTAGACATTAATATAAATGGATCGGTAGGAAAAGATTTAAAAGCTAGAGGTCTTATTTTTCTTGAGAAAGGTAGAGCAAATCTATATACAACTCCCTTCAAACTAGATAGAAATAAAGTTAATTACATTTTGTTTGCAGAGAGAAGTGGTTTGGTGCCATATATAAATTTTTCTCTTGTAAGCAAAGTTCCAGATTCTATAATACCAATAAAAGAAAATAATCAGGATCCTAATATTTCTGGAGATCTTGACGCAGATGCAAATTTAAATAGTTTTGGAACATTTGGAATAGGCAATACAAGGCTTATCAGAATTGAAGCTTCTTATGAGGGATTTTTAGATCAATTGTCTTTTGAAGATGAAAATAAAAGAATAAAATTAAGAAGTACTCCGAGTTATAACAGATCTCAAATCATTGGTTTGATTGGAGGGAACTCTGCTAATTTAATTAATAGAGCATTTATTTCTCAACTAAATAATGCTGATGCTTTTAGCGAGAGATTTCAGCTATCTCTATATCCAGCCTTAATAGAAAATAATGATTCCTTAAATAATATTTTTTCTAATGAAAATTTAGACATAGAAAACGATAGACAATCATATTCTAATGCTGAAAATGCTTCCCAAGCTTGGGTCGCTGAACTAGGGATTGATATTACCGATGCAATCAATTTTGCTTTTCAGACTGTTCCAGGCAGAGATGAGATCCCACCTATAGGAATTTTGACTTTTCAGGCCAATCCAAACTTAGAATTATTAGGTTCTTTTGATTCAAATGGGGATTGGAAAAGTCAAGTTCAATTATTTTTTAGATATTAA
- a CDS encoding glutamate-5-semialdehyde dehydrogenase — protein sequence MANIFEVPQPSNDLLEKAYQVRLASIKISQTENQNRIKALNFMADYLEKNTEEILEANNQDYKKAEKEGISNALLSRLKLSKEKLNSGIEGVRKVGELADPVNQVQIKRELSKGLILERKTVPIGVLGVIFESRPDAVMQISSLAIRSGNGVMLKGGSEANFTNTSIVKALQEGLSKSGFDNNAICLLTSRKDSMSMLNLEKYINLIIPRGSNELVKFIQENTKIPVLGHADGICHLFIDIEANLEMALSVALDSKIQYPAACNAIETLLVHKDIAPAFLEKAIPLFNSNNVKLIGDKRSVELGLKYEASTEDWQTEYLDLILSIKIVDDLAEAITHIQKYSSKHTDGIITENLSTANKFMNLVDSAGVFHNCSTRFADGFRYGFGAEVGISTQTLPPRGPVGLEGLVTYKYFLKGNGNIVDDFSSGQAIYSHKDL from the coding sequence ATGGCCAATATATTTGAAGTCCCTCAACCCAGTAATGATCTTTTAGAAAAAGCTTATCAAGTTCGTTTGGCATCAATAAAAATTAGTCAGACTGAAAATCAAAATAGAATTAAAGCCTTAAATTTTATGGCTGATTATCTAGAAAAAAATACTGAAGAAATTTTAGAGGCTAACAATCAGGACTATAAAAAAGCAGAAAAGGAAGGAATTTCAAATGCTTTACTCTCGAGATTAAAGTTATCAAAAGAAAAATTAAATTCAGGAATTGAAGGAGTAAGGAAGGTTGGAGAATTGGCTGATCCTGTAAATCAAGTTCAAATAAAAAGAGAGCTCTCCAAGGGACTTATCCTTGAAAGAAAAACCGTGCCTATAGGAGTTCTAGGGGTTATTTTTGAATCCAGACCAGATGCTGTAATGCAGATTAGTTCCTTAGCAATAAGATCAGGTAATGGAGTAATGCTTAAGGGCGGTAGTGAAGCTAATTTTACAAACACATCAATAGTAAAAGCATTGCAAGAAGGTTTAAGCAAATCAGGTTTTGATAATAATGCAATTTGTTTACTAACAAGCAGAAAAGATAGCATGTCGATGTTAAATCTTGAGAAATATATTAATTTAATAATTCCCAGAGGAAGTAATGAATTAGTTAAATTTATTCAAGAGAATACAAAAATTCCTGTTCTAGGCCATGCTGATGGAATTTGTCATTTGTTTATAGATATTGAGGCAAATCTTGAGATGGCTTTATCAGTCGCTTTGGACAGTAAAATTCAATATCCTGCAGCATGCAATGCAATTGAAACTTTATTAGTCCATAAAGATATCGCACCAGCTTTTCTAGAAAAGGCCATACCTTTGTTTAATTCTAATAATGTTAAATTAATTGGAGATAAAAGATCAGTTGAATTAGGGTTAAAGTATGAGGCTAGTACAGAAGATTGGCAAACTGAATATTTAGATTTAATTTTATCGATAAAAATTGTTGATGATTTGGCGGAGGCAATCACACATATTCAAAAATATAGTTCAAAACATACTGATGGAATAATTACTGAAAATTTGAGTACTGCTAATAAATTTATGAATCTAGTTGATAGTGCAGGTGTTTTTCATAATTGCTCTACTAGGTTTGCAGATGGGTTTAGATATGGATTCGGAGCTGAAGTAGGGATATCTACTCAAACGCTTCCCCCAAGAGGACCTGTAGGCCTAGAGGGTCTGGTTACATATAAATATTTCCTAAAAGGAAATGGGAATATAGTTGATGATTTTTCATCTGGACAGGCTATCTATTCCCATAAGGATCTTTAA
- the folB gene encoding dihydroneopterin aldolase, with protein METFLKIENIKLWARVGVLREERELGQLFSVDIFLWTDFDKCTANDDIKKTVDYSKLVHLLKDQSKKIYCYTIEKYSNAILEIIDQKFNVSKIKIILTKCNPPITGFDGKVSIIRILENN; from the coding sequence ATGGAAACATTTTTAAAAATTGAGAATATTAAACTTTGGGCTAGAGTGGGTGTTCTTAGAGAAGAAAGGGAATTAGGACAACTCTTTAGTGTGGATATATTTTTGTGGACTGATTTTGATAAGTGTACTGCAAATGATGATATAAAAAAAACAGTTGACTATTCAAAATTAGTGCATCTTTTAAAAGATCAATCAAAGAAAATATATTGTTATACAATCGAAAAATATTCCAACGCAATTTTAGAAATCATTGATCAGAAATTTAATGTTTCTAAAATTAAAATTATTTTGACAAAATGCAATCCTCCAATAACAGGTTTCGATGGAAAGGTGTCAATAATAAGAATTCTTGAAAATAATTAA
- a CDS encoding esterase/lipase family protein has translation MERRNPIILIHGLWNTSSIFSSITPQLDNLGIEYFAPTLEHSYGMTSILDLANKLNDLILQKYGLEKEIDILGFSMGGIIGRHWLQKFNGYKRTRRLISIGSPHKGTLMAQLIPKYPFKGISEMKINSKFLRGLANNDFFLDDIECINFFTYWDLMVFPGWWTNLNFGKRISVKVFKHRNLVRNKSVVDKIIDEIIM, from the coding sequence TTGGAAAGAAGAAATCCTATCATTTTGATTCATGGGCTTTGGAATACTTCAAGTATTTTTTCTTCTATTACCCCACAACTTGATAATCTTGGCATTGAATATTTTGCCCCAACCCTTGAACATTCATATGGAATGACTTCAATTCTTGATTTGGCTAATAAATTAAACGATTTAATTTTACAGAAATACGGTTTAGAAAAAGAAATAGATATTTTGGGATTTTCCATGGGAGGAATAATTGGTAGGCACTGGCTTCAAAAATTTAATGGATATAAAAGAACAAGAAGATTAATATCTATAGGTTCCCCTCACAAAGGAACTTTGATGGCACAATTAATACCTAAATACCCTTTTAAAGGAATATCCGAAATGAAAATAAATAGTAAGTTTTTGAGAGGACTCGCGAATAATGATTTTTTTCTTGATGATATTGAGTGTATAAATTTCTTTACTTATTGGGATTTGATGGTTTTCCCCGGCTGGTGGACGAATTTAAATTTTGGGAAAAGAATATCAGTAAAAGTATTCAAACATAGAAATCTTGTAAGAAATAAATCTGTGGTTGATAAAATAATAGATGAAATTATTATGTAG
- a CDS encoding M3 family metallopeptidase, whose product MDTSIFKYGELPEFKFFTPENIRNQFPVVLKKITEDFKNIEKDLSNYLIQNDLNWDKVINPLNEVNEILRWSWGVISHLNAVKNSESLRDIYSKFLPEIISISNKFGQSKIIYNSLVKLKETNNFDQIKKRILDKEILEMQHRGISLQKNDQEEFNKISEKLGKLSTEFSNNVLDATNEWFLILNKKSEVDGLPERVLELMAISAHNHLKKDEEVNIKNGPWKLSLDIPTYTSFMTYATERNLREKLYKAFVSRASQGEKNNSQIIEEILSLRTKQANLLGYKSWAELSLSTKMAKEIKNVENLLEELREPAFKTAKIELEKLDKFSKANGFPKSQNIEPWDISYWSELLRKEKLNLDQESLRPWFPLNDVLKGLFKLSEKLFEIKVVEVTGEAPLWNDDVLFFNILNKEDEKIASFYLDPYSRPESKRGGAWMDECLNKNNIGKKTLPVAYLVCNQTPPSKNKPSLMSFEEVQTLFHEFGHGLQHMLTTVNLPQAAGINNVEWDAVELPSQFMENWCFHKNTLMNIAKHYKTGEKLSDENFEKLLKNRTFNCGMATLRQLHFAITDLRLHSNIDKNEGKTADEIRREIAKQTTVIEPIQEDHFLCCFSHIFAGGYSAGYYSYKWAEVLSADAFSMFEEADLENSEDLKLIGKKFKNTILSLGGSLPPLDIFKLFRGREPQTDSLIRHLGLSGAT is encoded by the coding sequence ATGGATACCTCAATTTTTAAATATGGAGAATTACCAGAATTTAAATTTTTTACTCCCGAAAATATCAGGAACCAATTTCCAGTAGTACTAAAAAAGATCACCGAAGATTTTAAAAATATAGAGAAAGATTTATCTAACTATTTGATTCAGAATGATTTAAATTGGGATAAAGTAATAAATCCTTTAAATGAAGTCAATGAAATTCTTAGATGGAGTTGGGGAGTAATAAGTCATCTAAATGCTGTAAAAAATTCTGAAAGTTTAAGAGATATTTATTCAAAATTTCTTCCCGAAATAATTAGCATAAGTAACAAATTTGGGCAAAGTAAAATAATCTATAATTCACTAGTCAAACTTAAGGAAACTAATAACTTTGATCAAATTAAAAAAAGAATTTTAGATAAAGAAATTCTTGAGATGCAACATAGAGGTATTTCACTACAAAAAAATGATCAAGAAGAATTTAACAAAATTTCAGAAAAACTTGGAAAGCTGTCAACTGAATTCAGTAACAATGTTCTTGATGCCACAAACGAATGGTTTTTAATACTAAATAAAAAGTCTGAAGTCGATGGTCTTCCTGAACGAGTACTTGAATTGATGGCAATTTCTGCACACAATCACTTAAAAAAAGATGAAGAAGTTAACATTAAAAATGGTCCTTGGAAATTAAGTCTAGATATCCCAACTTATACTTCGTTCATGACATATGCCACTGAGCGTAATCTTAGAGAAAAACTATACAAGGCATTCGTTAGTAGGGCTTCTCAAGGAGAAAAAAATAATTCTCAAATCATTGAAGAAATATTATCTCTTAGAACTAAACAAGCTAATCTTCTCGGTTATAAAAGTTGGGCAGAACTAAGTTTGTCAACGAAAATGGCTAAAGAAATCAAAAATGTAGAAAACCTTTTAGAAGAATTGAGAGAACCAGCATTCAAAACCGCAAAAATTGAATTAGAAAAGCTAGATAAGTTTTCTAAAGCTAATGGGTTTCCAAAATCGCAGAATATTGAGCCATGGGATATCAGTTATTGGTCTGAACTTCTTAGAAAGGAAAAGCTCAATTTGGATCAAGAGTCTTTGAGACCTTGGTTCCCACTAAATGATGTTTTGAAAGGTTTATTTAAATTAAGTGAGAAACTTTTTGAAATTAAAGTAGTCGAGGTAACTGGTGAGGCTCCTTTGTGGAATGATGACGTCTTATTTTTTAATATCCTCAACAAAGAAGATGAGAAAATAGCATCCTTTTACCTAGATCCATATTCGAGGCCTGAATCAAAGAGAGGTGGGGCTTGGATGGATGAATGTTTGAATAAAAATAATATTGGCAAAAAAACCCTCCCAGTAGCTTATCTCGTTTGTAATCAAACTCCACCATCAAAAAATAAACCTAGTTTGATGAGTTTTGAAGAAGTTCAGACACTTTTCCATGAATTTGGTCATGGTCTTCAACACATGCTTACTACTGTAAATCTTCCTCAAGCAGCTGGCATCAATAACGTTGAGTGGGATGCAGTCGAACTTCCAAGTCAATTTATGGAAAACTGGTGTTTTCATAAAAATACACTTATGAATATTGCTAAGCACTATAAAACAGGAGAAAAATTATCCGATGAGAATTTTGAGAAGCTACTAAAGAATAGAACTTTTAATTGTGGTATGGCTACTCTCAGACAACTACATTTTGCAATTACAGACCTCAGATTGCACAGTAATATTGATAAAAACGAAGGTAAAACAGCAGATGAGATTAGAAGAGAAATTGCAAAACAAACTACTGTTATTGAACCAATTCAAGAAGATCATTTTCTTTGTTGTTTTAGTCATATATTTGCAGGCGGATATTCTGCAGGGTATTACTCATATAAATGGGCTGAAGTTCTAAGTGCTGATGCATTTTCAATGTTTGAAGAAGCTGATCTAGAAAACTCTGAAGATTTAAAGTTAATAGGAAAAAAATTCAAAAATACAATACTTAGCTTGGGTGGGAGCTTACCTCCCTTAGACATATTCAAACTATTCAGAGGAAGAGAACCACAAACAGATTCCTTAATAAGACACTTAGGGTTATCTGGAGCTACATAA